A genomic region of Cannabis sativa cultivar Pink pepper isolate KNU-18-1 chromosome 1, ASM2916894v1, whole genome shotgun sequence contains the following coding sequences:
- the LOC115706531 gene encoding remorin: METELKKETSMEEELNAPLAQPPSDVVSEKPALPPPAPKTEPKVDDSKSLVVVEPSTPEPLVKKPSGGSIDRDIALAGFENEKKLSFVKAWEDSEKSKVENKAQKKLSTVTAWENSKKAALEAKLRKKEENLEKRKAEYGEKMKNKVAEIHKQAEEKRATVEAIRGEEILKAEETAAKYRATGKIPSKFLGCF; the protein is encoded by the exons ATGGAGACGGAGCTGAAGAAGGAGACTAGTATGGAAGAAGAACTGAACGCTCCTTTGGCTCAGCCCCCATCCGACGTCGTTTCTGAGAAGCCTGCTCTTCCACCTCCTGCGCCAAAGACTGAGCCCAAGGTTGATGACTCTAAATCTCTAGTTGTGGTTGAGCCAA GTACTCCTGAGCCATTGGTAAAGAAACCCTCTGGTGGATCAATTGACAGAG ATATTGCTCTTGCAGGGtttgaaaatgaaaagaaattgTCTTTTGTTAAAGCATGGGAAGACAGTGAAAAATCTAAAGTTGAAAACAA GGCTCAGAAGAAGCTCTCCACTGTTACTGCGTGGGAAAACAGCAAGAAAGCTGCTTTAGAAGCCAAGCTAAGGAAAAAAGAG GAAAACTTGGAGAAGAGAAAGGCAGAGTATGGAGAGAAAATGAAGAACAAAGTGGCTGAGATTCATAAACAAGCAGAGGAGAAAAGGGCAACGGTTGAAGCTATCCGTGGTGAAGAGATTCTCAAAGCAGAGGAGACAGCTGCCAAGTACCGTGCCACTGGGAAAATTCCCTCCAAGTTCCTTGGCTGCTTCTAA